In the Desulfosporosinus acidiphilus SJ4 genome, GGCTGATGATTTTTTAAAGAACCAAAATTTGTACTATGCCGCCTTGAACCATTACTATCATGAAAATTATAGCTACATAGAGATTGGCGACGGTGACGAACTTTGGAAAAATAATAAACTGTCCGAAATAATCGATGTGCATAATGATACATTTAACTTACTTTCTAGGTTCTATAATGAAGGCCGGTTTTATATGATTTCAGGAAATCACGACATTGTAAAACAATCTAATCAATATGTAACAGATAATTTATATCAATACTTTGATGAACGAACTAAAAAATATGTCCCTTTATTTGAGAAGATTAAAATACATGAGGGTTTAATTTTGAAACATCGAGAAACGAATCAGCAACTCTTTTTGATCCACGGGCATCAAGCAAACATCATGGATTATGAACTGTGGTGGTTTTCAAGATTTCTCGTCCGATATCTCTGGAGACACCTTGAGTTGTTTGGCATGAACGACCCCACAAGCACTGGAAGAAATTACGAAAAGAAAGAAGAAGTCGATAATATTTTAATCGATTGGGTAACTCAAAATAACCAAATCCTTATTGCCGGACATACCCATAGACCGATGTTTCCTGAAGTAGGCACTCCCCCCTATTTTAATGACGGAAGTTGTGTCCACCCGCTGAGCATCACGGGAATTGAGATCAATGATGGTTCTATTGCCCTTATCAAGTGGAGTGTTAAAACCAAAGATGATGGGACTTTATACATTGACAAAGATTTTCTTGAAGGACCTAGAAAATTATCAGATTATCAATATTCCGCAAACGACATATTAAGATGGTTTTAAGCATAAAAGTTCCAATATTTGGCCTATAGACGGGTTCTAATTAATCTTTATAATAAAAATGATTAGCGGAATTTGTAGTAATTTCGAAAGTTTTCGACAGAAAGTTTATTAAAATTAATACAAGGGAGCAATTTCTATGCCTACCAGAAGAAGTTTTCTCAAAGTCCTTTTAGCTGCAAGCTCTGGTTGGTACTTATCAGGCTTGTTGCCGCTGACGAATGAGACTGCAAAAGCAATTCCAATACCCCAAACTGCTCAATTAGGCGCCGGCTCCCTTGTCAACACATCACAATCTAAACCTCTTCAGAGTAAATTAAACGGCCCAAAACCCTTATTTAATGCCTTAAGTCACTTAAGTACCCCCACTTACGATCGTTCAGATCAGTCTGTTCACCCTAGTGTCATTGATTTGAAAACCGAATACGGCGTTAACAGTTGGGGAGGATTCCGATATTGGATGGCTCTTACACCTTACCCAAACTTCAATAGTGCTTTTGAAAATCCAAGCATATTAGCGAGCAATGATGGAATAAGATGGATTGCCCCTCCCGGTATTATTAATCCTTTAGCACCAAAACCAACCGGCCACGTCCTAGATAGTTATAATTCTGATCCAGAATTAGTCTTTGACCCGGATCAAAACATCCTAATCTTGTACTGGCGTGAATATCGAGGGAATGTTTTCGAAAAAATATGGGCCAAAAAAATAACATCAAATTATCAGCAAAGCGACAAATTTCTATGCTTAGAAAAAATATGGGACTTCAAAAAGACTGGATTAATTTTATCTCCGACGGTCTGGCGTAAAAATTCGAAAGAATGGTTTATGTGGACTTGTGACGGGAGAATGACCATAGATTTATACACCTCCCCGGATGGTATGACCTGGAGCTCACCTCAGCCTTGCAGTAGCCCCTGGGAAACTTGGAACGGCGGCTATGTTCCCTGGCATGTTGCCGTAAAACCAAATTACCCTGAACAAACTATTGAATTTCTAATTGTCGGTTGGCCAAAACAAAAAACAATTAATAATTGCCAATTGCTGTATGCAATCGCACCCATGAAAGAACCTAAAGAACTAAGTATGCCATTAATGAGTCCGGTATTGGAAGCTGGCAGCAAAAGTCGCTGGGATGACGGGTATATCTATCGAAGCAGTTTTGTTCGGGAACACGGAAATAACCCTAAATTTCGGGTCTGGTACTCCGCTTGCTCGAAAGCAAAAGCATGGCATATTGGGTATACCGAAGGTACTTTAGACCCTTTACTATCTAATGGCGTAAAAAGCTCAGATACCATATGAATTCCGCACCAAGAGATGCTAAAACTTAGGGAATTTTGCCATAAAAGGGGACTGTGCCAAAACTTGATGGCCCACGCATTGCATCCCCTCTTTTGCTTCACTAATCACTAAAAGAAAGGCGTTCGGACGGCAATCATCTCTTCATATCCTTGACATCCATTGAAACAACATAAGCTGATGAATCAAACTCTTCAATTAACATCGTCAATTCTCTAAACCGCTTCTTCTTAACAATAATTATCAGTTGTGACTTTTCTGCGCCGTTCATTCCATATCCTTTAGCCGTTGTTACTGCGAACCCTTGCTCTCGAAGTGTATCCGCCAAGTTCCACTCGTCACGATTGGTCACTACTAAAACATAAACACTGTCTCTCGAAAGCTTGTCATCAATTAACATACCCACATAATTACCTGCTGCGTATCCGCAGGCATAGAAGAGCAGCACTACCGGATGCATCACGTATTTAAACGCTTGAGATGCCCCTAAGGTATAAACAATAATTTCAATGAAGGCAATCAATGAAACAATAAATTTCTTTCCTCTGATCATTGACTTAAGCCGGAGAGTGTCCAAAGAAACGTCTATAATCCTGGCAAAAAATATTAAAACACCCAATATTATCAAAGCAATACCTCCCTTAAAAGGAATTCAAGAACATTCTTACTGCCATAACACAAATTAAGATATTTGCCATGTTTAGTACATAACGATTGAATCCGACAAATATTTGATTCAAGGATATCCAGATCAACTAAAATTGACGGCGTTGACAATAACAATAAAGGCCACAGCCTATAATTATAGGTGTGGCTCTAACCTGAGGCAGAACTGCGCATTCCTCTCTTTTTTTCAAACTCGGCCCATCGTTCTTCCATTGACATTGCTCGAGTCTTCTTGCCTTTCGGAGAATTAACTGCCTCCGCTTTTAGAGGCCCATTGAGTTCATTTACAGTATTCTCTAAAGTGTGACTTGGAACTTGAGTATCTCCTTTTGTTCCTTCGATGGATTGTTCTATTTCCGCCACGACGCGTGCAATTCGGGCACTCGTTTCTCTCACCCGTTCATCAATGATGCTTTCTTTTCTAACAGTACTAAGAATTTTCTTTTGTAATAAAACAATCACTAATATTAGTACTAAAATGGACAGAACTTCGAGTAGTTCAAATAAATTAACCTGAAAACTAATCCTTTGACAAGATTCAAAAATTTGAGCAACCATATTAATTTAGTCCACCTCAATCCTAATATAAATCTTTGAATAATAATATTACCTAATTCACTGAAAGATTATTTCCTCTTATTTTCTATGAATCATTAATAATTACCTTCCAATATATTGTAATATTTTGTAAGATTATTTCCATTTATAGGTAACAAATAGAGCTCCCTAGATTTATATCCTTAAGCTATGGAGCTCTGTTCAGAACTCGCATTGACTAACCTTTCAACTTTATTATACTCACGGAATGTCACCGGAACCAAAGATGGCCGGAAGAGACCAAGTTCGCCAAAGGCTTAGCGTTTGAACGTGTATTTTAAACTCTTTTTCTTATATCGATTTCCAGAGCTCTTTTCTTCATTGTTAAGCAAAATATCATCAATTCCGATTTCCGCATAATCCCCTTCAAGAGTGTTGATACAGCGGCAACAATTGTCACATAATTTGCTTGGGTCTAAATCACAAAGTTCGCATTCGCCACAATTTGAACAAGGACGATTTTCTAAAATACAAGGTTCACCAATTTTTTTCAAGCCTATCAATCCTTTTGATAATATAGTTTAGTACTGTTTTCCCAGTTACAAGCTAAACAATTTCTTTATTATTTACTTGCTTCCAAATCACTCTGACTTTCTTATTTCTCTTCTCTATCTTTCTTGATCTTTTTCTTTATTAAATTGTAAGACTCCCACTTAGACAAGTGAGAGTGGTTCCCATATCATGCTTCAGTGGGGGTAAAGTTCCCGCTTATTTCATAGTTCATTATTATTTATATCATAACACAAAATTGCTAATCTAGACTCTGATTAAAAAAGTCCCGGGCTAAAAAAGAAATCTCTTTGATCATTGGAAAGGTTACGAATCGCAGCGTTTATTCGTTGATCAGCCCAACCCTCATCCAATAATTTTATGCTATCGCTGTAACGCTGCTTACTGCCTAATAGTATGAGCAAAAGCTCCCCATCCGGTCTGCAGACATAGGAAATGAGACATTGACCGGCTTCTGTTGTAGTCCCTGTTTTAAGACCTTGATCACCGGGGTAAACGCCCAAAAGACTGTTAGTATTTTTAAGCAGCGCTGAATGGTTCTGACCTTTTGAATCCCTCCAGCGGACGGCAGCACTTGTTTCCTTAACAAATTTCATGAGATTAGCCTGTTTTAAAAAGGCACCTGCAATTTTGCTGAGATCTTCAGCAGTGGTATAGTGACCTGGCTCAGGCAATCCATGAGGATTTCGGAAATTGCTATTCAAACATCCTAAGGATAGGGCATAGTTATTCATTTCTACGGCAAAGGCTGGAATAGAACCGCTTACTTTTACTGCAATGGCAGCGGCTGCGTCATTGGCACTTTGAACATAGAGTGCTGTTAAGAGATCATGAACTGAAATTTCGTCCCCTGGTTTTAGGCCTAACCGAGAGCCTTCAACTTCCACTTCCCGGCCAACCCGAACTAACTCAGTTTCCTTAAGATCCTTAACAGCAATTAATCCGGTAAGGAGTTTTGTAGTGCTTGCGGGAGCACGCTTAATGTCACCTTGGTACTCGTTTAGTATCTGCTTATTTTGAGGATTTAAAAGAACATAACTCGAATCTTTCGTTATGAGTTCCGGAGATGATGTATTAACAACGGAGCTTTGCCCTTTAATTTCAGAGTCTGCTAATAAGTTGTTGTTTTCTTTAACGAAGTTTGCTGTTGAATACGGAAAACAGCTTAAAAACACTCCGGATATTAGGAATAGCATGACCCAGAGTATACTTTTTATTTTATTAGACATTTAGAAAAGTCCCCTTTGTTCAAACGTAAAACTATGTACATTTTCAGATTAATTTCCTTGTTTATCCCAATATTGCCATACAACTAAAAAAGGATAAGGATTAAGCCACTGGCCATTTGGAAGTTCAATTCCCAAATGAAGATGATCCGGAGTTGTCAATGCATCTCCAGTATGCCCCATCCTTCCAATGTCTTCGCCTTTTTCGATGTGTTTTCCTTTTACTAGTTTGGGAGATATGACTTGTAAATGAGCGTAATAATAATAATTTCCGTCATCACCCCGTACGCCCACACGTTCTCCTCCCAAACGATTCCATCCTAACTGTTCTACCCTTCCTTGGCAAATATTAATAATTGGGGTACCCTCCGGAGAAAAAAGATCTGTCCCTTCATGAGTACGTTTGCCTCCTTCTCGGTCTGATCCGAAACTATCTTCATACCATGTTTTTCCGACAACGGGGAACTTATACCTGCCAGGTGTAAAAAATTGATATCGGAGTAATATCTTACGATGTCTGGTAACTGTCTTTACAGTCTGAGAAGGAATAGTTCCCCAATTTAAATTGACAAAAGCAACGCTATTCTGCAGCTGTTCGATTAATGGCCGAGCAATATCTTCGGTAAGAGTAGAACGGATCGCCAGAAGATCCTCCCAAGAAACCGTTTTTTTTGCCTGATATTCTTGGGAACATTGTATTACGAGAGACGGAGAAATTGAACGTAAGTAAGGATAAATGTCTTTGTCCTGGCTGGGTGGCCGATGGAGTATGTTCCAAAGAACCAGGGCCACCATCATCAGAACTATGATCTGAGATATAATAACCATTAAATTGGACTGAACTTTTGTTTCCATATACTTATCTCCTTGCTCCTAGGCATTTTACTTACCGTAATAATTTCACGAACGTTTGTTTGCACTTCGGTTTAAGAAATGGTAAAATATACTTGAATTTAAAGGGGGGTGAAAGTATGTACCCAGATTTATCTGAACGTCAGACTAGAATTTTAGATTTTATCAAACAGGAAATCCATAAAAAGGGATATCCCCCTTCAGTTAGAGAAATTGGCGAAGCAGTTGGCTTATTATCTAGTTCTACAGTTCACGGGCATCTTCAAACTCTTGAAGATAAAGGATATATTCGGAGAGACCCTACAAAGCCAAGGGCCATTGAGATTTTAGACGGGTCTAGTGACACTCTTGATTCCAGAAAAGTTGTTCATATTCCAATTATCGGTCGTGTGACAGCAGGTCAACCTATTTTGGCTGTGGAAAACATGGAAGGAACGTTTCCTCTTCCTGCAGATCTGGTCCGTCAAGACAATGTATTTATGCTGCGGGTGCAGGGAGACAGCATGATCGAGGCCGGAATCTTAGATGGCGACTTAATTATTGTTCATCAACAAAATGAAGCTCGCAATGGGGAGATCGTCGTCGCGTTAATCGGGGACGAAGCAACAGTAAAACGATTTTTCAAAGAAAGAACTCTCATTCGACTTCAGCCTGAAAATTCAGCCATGGAACCTATCTATTCTCAAGATGTTTCGATCCTAGGAAAAGTCATGGGTGTTTTCCGTACTCTTCATTAATCTTAAACTAAACTCTCTTCTTAAGATATGCATCTTCAGTAATACTTAGGTCAGCCTTCTCACAAACTTGAATGATTGCTCTGATAGTTTAGGAAAACTCGTCAGCCGACGTCTACCGAGCTGCGTTTAACAATAATACAATGCATATTTATTCTTTCTGACGAATTAAAGAAAACTTAGCTGGCGCTAAGCCTCTGGCGAAAGCGGCAGGTTAGTTGCACTGATATGAACGAGACTGTCAACTAGCCCCGTCTTCTTTTTTAAAATTTTATTGGTAAAACCTTATTTTGGGCACATTTTGGTAACACTATAGGTAGCTCTTGCCAATCTTAGAGGATAGGGCAATGCTGGAGAGCAACCTGAGCGCTAGATTGGTTTCTGCTGCAATGAGGAATTGGGAACAAATTGTTCCCTTCCTTTTTAAATTGCAGGAGAATTTAAAGCGTTAAACTCTTGGGGCGAAGCCCCAACATTCTTTTCTGCTGATTTAAAAACACGGCACGAAGGCAAACGATTTACATCGACGATGAGCAGTCTGATATTCGTGGATTTTCACATTTTATCGCTTCGTCTGGGGAGCTGCCACGAACTTATGGCGTGCGTTCAGTTTGTATAACAAACCTAGCAACAAGTGCAACTCGTGGATTCTCCTTTACGGACTTTTCCTTTTGCCTACGTGCCCTACTTTTAATTCGCACCTCTTATAATCCAAATTCTTTAATAATCATCCTTCACCAAATTTAGGATGCTTTTTTCACCTCACATGCTATCGCCCAAACAAAACCCGCTAATTCTCTTGCAACGGCTGCAATTACTTTCCCACTTGGTTTTCCTCGCCCCATTAATCGTTTATATTTCCGATGTAACCGGTCTTGGGCCTTCCATGCAATCATTGTGATCTCTGGCGGTTTCCCTTGCTGCCTTTTACGAATCTCCCCCTTTATCGCAGGTGTATAACGATAGCTCCAGGCGGCTTCAATCAATATACGTCGTACATGAGCATTTCCCGTTTTGGTCATCTTTCCCTGATGACGTGTTTCTCCCGTCGAGCGCTCGCTTGGAACCAACCCAGTATAAGACATTATTCGTCGGGCACTGCCAAACCGTGTAAACGATCCAATCTCAGCAACTAAACTGGTCGCTGATAGCTCTGCCACACCTCGCAGGGTTTGCAGCGCTTGAATCATCGGGGCATGAACACTATCTGTCGCCTGGTCATGAATTTCTGCTTCAAGCCGTTTTATGCGCTGTTCAATCTCGTCTAAATGGTGAAGGTACTCTTGAAATACTGTACTCTGTGCAGCACGGCTGAACTTCAGAAGGGTCCAGCCCAATCCCGGTTAACCTGCTGTCCACTTTTTTATGCCTGCCGGAGGATTTAAGTCATATCGCAATAAGAATTTCGTTAATCGATGCCTTGCTCGAAGCTGATCCTCTTTTGAATCCTCTCGAGCACGAACTAAATCTCGCAAAGTTTCATCATCCTCAGTAGGAACATAAATGGGGGTTAATTCTCCAGCACGAAATAATTGAGATAAGCGAATAGCATCACGACGATCGGTTTTTACACGTTCTCCAGGTTTTGTGGGAATCAAAGAAGGAGCTACAACGCTACATTCGATGCCCAGACTAAGCAATAATCTATAAAGTGGATACCCCGTAGGGCCAGCTTCATAGCAAACTTTGAGTTGTCCCGGTGTTCCTAACTGTTTCATTAACTTTCTAATCGATTCAGAGTTATTTTGGCAAACACCCCAGTAGCGTGGGGCTTCTCTGCCCTCATCGGCAATTGCAACTGCTATTTTTTCTTTGGATACGTCTAAACCTACGTATTTTGTGTTATCCTTCATAGTAACGGCTCCTTTCGCATTTCAGCTCTGTTTTGGTAATCATTAACATGTATAGCATTACCAAAAATAACCTGTGTGCTGCGAATTGGGGCCGTCTCGTTCATGATAACTTATGCTAGAGGACGAAGACACTGTCTTCGCACGTATAAACTCTTCTTGCAGTATTTAACCGAAGGTTATACTTTCTGATAGTGCAAAAAAGGGGATGGAACAAACGTCTAATCGTTTGCTCCATCCCTTTTTTCTTTAGCATTAAAGGTAATTTACTAATCCCTGGATATTCTGCTTTTTTGTTTTTCTTGATAACGTTCAAAACCTAAGTCGATCAAGTGATCAATCAGTTTCGAATAAGGAATACCCGTTGCCTCCCAAAGTTTCGGATACATTGAAATTTCTGTAAAACCAGGCAAGGTATTAATTTCATTTAGAACAATCTCATTTTTTTCGGTGACGAAAAAATCCACTCGACTGAGCCCACTGGCATCAACAGCCAGAAATGCTTCTCTAGCCATCTTCTGTAATTGATCTATAACAAATTGCGGAAGGGGCGCCGGAATTTTTAAACTTGAGCCTATATCCGAATATTTAGCTTCATAGGAATAAAACTCTTCGGCCGGCAAAATTTCCCCCGGTAATGAAGCCTTAGGTTGATCATTACCCAAAACCGCAACTTCTATTTCTCTGCCCACAATGTTTTCTTCGACAACAATTTTACGGTCATAGTCAGCGGCTAGTTTTAAGGCCTGAATTAATTCCGAGCGATCATGGGCTTTGGAAATCCCTACGCTGGAACCTAAATTGGCAGGCTTCACAAAACAAGGATAGCCAATCTTAGCTTCAATGTCAGCCACCCAATTATCCGGATGATTAAAATAATCGGAACGCAAAAGGGTAACAAATCGAGCTAAGGGCAATTTTTTGTCTAAAAAGGCTGCTTTCATACGATCTTTATCCATGCCAAGGGAAGACCCCAGAACTCCTGAGCCTGCGTAGGGAACATTGGCCATTTCTAAAAGTCCTTGCAGCGTTCCATCCTCTCCATAAGGACCGTGAAGCACTGGAAAGATCAAATCAAACTTACCGTCATTTGGCAAAGGGCGGCCATCTAAAGCGATAAAGCGCGGATTGGACGGATCAACCACCAAAGTCACTTGAGGGGCCTCCCCGGTCTCCGGAAATCCCTCCTTAAGTAAAGTTTGGGGAAGAAGACCCCAAAACCATTGGCCTTGCTTATTGATGCCAATAGTTTCAACGTCAAAGCGACTGCGATCAATAGCTTTAAAAATAGACTGGGCCGAATTCAGAGAGACTTCATGCTCTCCTGAACGCCCACCAAATAAAAGAATCACACGGATCTTGTG is a window encoding:
- a CDS encoding DUF2179 domain-containing protein — translated: MIILGVLIFFARIIDVSLDTLRLKSMIRGKKFIVSLIAFIEIIVYTLGASQAFKYVMHPVVLLFYACGYAAGNYVGMLIDDKLSRDSVYVLVVTNRDEWNLADTLREQGFAVTTAKGYGMNGAEKSQLIIIVKKKRFRELTMLIEEFDSSAYVVSMDVKDMKR
- a CDS encoding D-alanine--D-alanine ligase family protein, with protein sequence MENHKIRVILLFGGRSGEHEVSLNSAQSIFKAIDRSRFDVETIGINKQGQWFWGLLPQTLLKEGFPETGEAPQVTLVVDPSNPRFIALDGRPLPNDGKFDLIFPVLHGPYGEDGTLQGLLEMANVPYAGSGVLGSSLGMDKDRMKAAFLDKKLPLARFVTLLRSDYFNHPDNWVADIEAKIGYPCFVKPANLGSSVGISKAHDRSELIQALKLAADYDRKIVVEENIVGREIEVAVLGNDQPKASLPGEILPAEEFYSYEAKYSDIGSSLKIPAPLPQFVIDQLQKMAREAFLAVDASGLSRVDFFVTEKNEIVLNEINTLPGFTEISMYPKLWEATGIPYSKLIDHLIDLGFERYQEKQKSRISRD
- the lexA gene encoding transcriptional repressor LexA, whose amino-acid sequence is MYPDLSERQTRILDFIKQEIHKKGYPPSVREIGEAVGLLSSSTVHGHLQTLEDKGYIRRDPTKPRAIEILDGSSDTLDSRKVVHIPIIGRVTAGQPILAVENMEGTFPLPADLVRQDNVFMLRVQGDSMIEAGILDGDLIIVHQQNEARNGEIVVALIGDEATVKRFFKERTLIRLQPENSAMEPIYSQDVSILGKVMGVFRTLH
- a CDS encoding IS110 family transposase, giving the protein MKDNTKYVGLDVSKEKIAVAIADEGREAPRYWGVCQNNSESIRKLMKQLGTPGQLKVCYEAGPTGYPLYRLLLSLGIECSVVAPSLIPTKPGERVKTDRRDAIRLSQLFRAGELTPIYVPTEDDETLRDLVRAREDSKEDQLRARHRLTKFLLRYDLNPPAGIKKWTAG
- a CDS encoding D-alanyl-D-alanine carboxypeptidase family protein, with product MSNKIKSILWVMLFLISGVFLSCFPYSTANFVKENNNLLADSEIKGQSSVVNTSSPELITKDSSYVLLNPQNKQILNEYQGDIKRAPASTTKLLTGLIAVKDLKETELVRVGREVEVEGSRLGLKPGDEISVHDLLTALYVQSANDAAAAIAVKVSGSIPAFAVEMNNYALSLGCLNSNFRNPHGLPEPGHYTTAEDLSKIAGAFLKQANLMKFVKETSAAVRWRDSKGQNHSALLKNTNSLLGVYPGDQGLKTGTTTEAGQCLISYVCRPDGELLLILLGSKQRYSDSIKLLDEGWADQRINAAIRNLSNDQRDFFFSPGLF
- a CDS encoding transposase, which codes for MGWTLLKFSRAAQSTVFQEYLHHLDEIEQRIKRLEAEIHDQATDSVHAPMIQALQTLRGVAELSATSLVAEIGSFTRFGSARRIMSYTGLVPSERSTGETRHQGKMTKTGNAHVRRILIEAAWSYRYTPAIKGEIRKRQQGKPPEITMIAWKAQDRLHRKYKRLMGRGKPSGKVIAAVARELAGFVWAIACEVKKAS
- a CDS encoding metallophosphoesterase, with product MDKLKRISKIFQDAEKIPFDDSSKIILFSDVHRGDGSWADDFLKNQNLYYAALNHYYHENYSYIEIGDGDELWKNNKLSEIIDVHNDTFNLLSRFYNEGRFYMISGNHDIVKQSNQYVTDNLYQYFDERTKKYVPLFEKIKIHEGLILKHRETNQQLFLIHGHQANIMDYELWWFSRFLVRYLWRHLELFGMNDPTSTGRNYEKKEEVDNILIDWVTQNNQILIAGHTHRPMFPEVGTPPYFNDGSCVHPLSITGIEINDGSIALIKWSVKTKDDGTLYIDKDFLEGPRKLSDYQYSANDILRWF
- a CDS encoding M23 family metallopeptidase, with amino-acid sequence METKVQSNLMVIISQIIVLMMVALVLWNILHRPPSQDKDIYPYLRSISPSLVIQCSQEYQAKKTVSWEDLLAIRSTLTEDIARPLIEQLQNSVAFVNLNWGTIPSQTVKTVTRHRKILLRYQFFTPGRYKFPVVGKTWYEDSFGSDREGGKRTHEGTDLFSPEGTPIINICQGRVEQLGWNRLGGERVGVRGDDGNYYYYAHLQVISPKLVKGKHIEKGEDIGRMGHTGDALTTPDHLHLGIELPNGQWLNPYPFLVVWQYWDKQGN